ACAAATTATCCGTAGTCCATTTGTCATCTGCCATGAACGCATGCATGGTCATGTGGAAATCTCACCCGACCAGAAAGCGAGATTTAGGTCACGTATGCATGCACATATATAATTCTTACACTTGGAAGTTTCCGGGAAGGTCATTAATTCTGAGGATGGTATACATACATGCGCTTGGAAACTAGCTCTTTTTTAAGCAACTTGGAAACAATCTGACAGTGAGGAGATAAACTGCCCATCAACATATTATCATATTATCATATAATCAAAAGGGAAGCTATATATGCTAATAATTAGGCTAGGTTCTAAGCATAGAGGACAGACCAGTCAGAGCAGTGCATGCATATACAGGTGCAAGGCAGGCTGAGGCGGGTCAATGGCTTGTGGCGCCCGGAGATGAGCCCTCTACCTACTGTCTAACCAATTCTGTGACTTATATGGTCCATGACCAAGAGAAAAAGTATATTCCTAGATACATATGCATAGAAAATCATATTGCCAAGTAATGTGAGGCTGAGGCATCCATCAGGGTCACACCAAGTAGCTGCGGTTTTAACTAAAAGTGCACTCAAGCAGCTAGCTGCCGATGATGGATATTTTTTTGCATCCACTGCCCCATCACAAAAAGGAATCTAACTAAGCTAGCTAATTAGACAGGAACgtccacacatgaacaagacatgtcAGAAACTGCCCCGAGGACACGCACCGGAGATCGACATGGATGTTTAGTTAGTTCTTCCTTTGCTTTAATTGATTGATTTGTGCGTCGAAACTACTGCCTTGCAAATCTAAATGAATTGATTGCATAGCATTGATATTAGTTTGAATTAGTTAAGCTTGATCAATTACAGTACCATGAGTCCTAGCCTCCTAGCATCAAGTTGAATCTGGTTAACCATGGATTAGCTAGATAGATTGATGAACATAGTGCTTCTTTTGCCTTGATTTTCTTGCTGGGTCGTCAGTGATAGTGTGGAGAAATTCTAGAAGATTAATAAGGTAACTTTCTCCACATTGACAAGCTAGAGCTTGAGCGCTACCCGTCCTTGTCGAACTCCAACTAACTCATTTTTATAGTATTATACCGTTTGCATGctatcatatatatgcatgcatgtccCCTGTTGGTTAATTTCAGTAGTACTAGTAGTGATGTGTGTCTGCTAGTCAATTCTCATCCAACAAGTAACCTCGTTCTGACTGAGAAGACCCCACACAAAGGAATTAATCAAAGCTAGCTATATCTATTTTTCAAGCAAATATTCTAAATTTTCTTGAAGCTATATACTATTACTCATGCAGTTGTCTTTCTTAGTTAGAACATATATATGGTTTAATTAAAGCATGAGAGTAAACTTATCTTCAAGTATATACGTACCATACCCTAATGCGAAATGGAAGGCCCACGGTGTAGAATATATCTTCTCGAATTAGATAATTAAAATACAGTAGTCCATATGATGCAAATTTGACTAGGTAGCCATACAATTATTGTCGCAAAGTACATACGGGAGATTGATCATTGTGAAGACTAATGTTGGACTCACAAGACCGACATCGTGGGATTAAAATATAATCACAATCCAATAAAATGACGACCTGAGTTTAGCTTCTTCACGCAAGAGAAAATTCAAACAAATTAACTAAACCGTGCGTCATTATGCAAGACTCAAGAAATAAAGACGATGATTATATAGTCACACTTGCACACACATACTTTGCTGTCTGGAAAAAAGAAGGTGCTTTCAATTTATGTCACAGGCTAGTTATTACATATATTCCCCACCTCataaaaaaggaaacaacaaagaaactaattaaacaaaaaTGAACATTAATTGCTGTGAGTGTGTACATATATGTATATCCTTCTGTTCTTCTTTTGTACATGACTAAAAGTGTGGACTAAACCACCTTGTTCCCCTATCAACAAAACAAACTAAACATCTTCGGTATTGATCAACCGAAAAGTGCGTCCAATCCAACAATTAATAGTCTCAATCTCCTTCCTGATTATTTTTGGCACTCTTGATCATATCTCTTCTATCTACCCATCACAGCTCACTTGAGTTCAGCCATGACATTTGCCTGCATAAAAATAAATAAGAGAATTAATCATTTCAGCTAAGTATTGTGTCAATTAATCTCCTGGTAAAATGACCTAGCTAGTTGAACTATATAAATTAATTTAGGATTAAGGAAAAGGCACAGATAATATTTAAGAATATATGAGCCAAATTATTTGGGTGGATGGAAAAGAGACATGCATGCATgggtgtttttttttcttctttttgataGAAAGTTGATGGAATGGGAGCAGGTACTCACTCTAGCAAATCCTTCCAGCTACCGTCCGTGTTGAGGTCATCCATCAGGTTCAGGCTCTCCAGCCCGTCGAACGGGCTCGACGCCGGCGTCTGCTCGCACGACACACCGCCGCCGCCATTGTTGTTGCACTCCTGGTCGTTGGCCACCATTGGGCGCGGTGGCGCCACCGCGTCCACGGTCACGTTGCTCCCGCTCGCCCCGCCGTGGCACCCGAGCTCCGTCGAGCTCAGCCCGTCGCCGGCGCCGAAGCCATCGAACATGCCGCTGATGTTGTGCATGCCACTCGCCGGCGCGGAGTTGGTCAGCGCCGGTAGGTTATTCATGCCGTCCCACTGGCACTGTTGTAGCAGCATGCTCTGGTCAACGCCGTGCTGCCCACCGTTATTCATGCCGCTCTGCCCACCGCTGCTGGCGGCGAGGAGTGCCATGAGGTTGTCCATGCCAGGTGCGGGCGCGGGCACCGCGGCGGTGGTGAGCGCGCGCACGAGCCCCTGAAGCAGCTGGAACTTGGCGGCGTCGGCCTGCAGCCTGAGCGCGTTCATGTCCCAGGCGCCCGTGGCCGAGCCGGCGCCGCCGAAGttaccggcggcggcgaggaggcccgGGAGCCCGGCGAGCAGGCTGAGGTCGGTGCGGGGGCGGTGCGTGACGGGGTCGATGCCCATGCCGAGCAGCTTCTTGCGCAGGTGAGTGTTCCAGTAGTTCTTGATCTCGTTGTCCGTCCTCCCCGGCAGCTTCGTAGCAATCGACGACCACCTGAACCAACCAATCCCAATCCATCAGTCACCGGCGCCGGAGTTGGAGAAGAAGAGACAAACAATAGATACATGACTTACTTGTTGCCGAGGAGGGAGTGGAGGTGGATGATGAGCTTCTCCTCGTCGTCGGTGAAGCGGCCGCGCTTTATGTCGGGGCGGAGGTAGTTGGTCCAGCGGAGGCGGCAGCTCTTGCCGCAGCGGTTGAGGCCGGCGAGCTTGGGCAGGCGACGCCAGCTGCCGTGGCCCTTCTCCTGGATGTAGTCCACCAGCAGCTTGTCCTCCTCGGGCGTCCACGGGCCCTTCTTCACGCCGGCCTCCCCGTCGCAGCACGGCGACCgccccatcgctccgccaccgactaGCTAGTAGCtggcttctttttctttgtctGCGAGGCTTATTAGCTTGGTGGAGAGAGGTGTAGCTAGCAATGGCCGGCGGAGGAGTTAGGTTTTTGAGGTTTCGTTGGGGTGGATAGGAGGGGGTTTTATAGGGAAGGGTTTAGAGGGGGAGGGGCCGGGAGGGAGGTGGACGATGATGTGTGCATGGCGGCATGGAATGCTAAAAGGTAGTGTTTGTGTGCGGGAGACGCAGCCTCCTCTCTCTACCCTCTCTGTTTCtcactctctttctctctctagcgacctctctgtttctctctctaaATCTCTCTCTAGCGACCTCTATGTTTCTCTCTctaaatctctctctctccctccgtcTGTCTCTCTCTGACTTTTTTGGCTATGGACCGAATCAGCAGTTTGCTTAAGCAGGTACGTTGTTTAGTTAGATATATATGCTGGCGTACGTGTGTGATGTCTTGTTGCCTCTTGTTGTTTTCCGTGCATGAGCAAGCGGATGGATCAACTATACGTATTGCGTATATGCATGCATAGCATAATATGTATGCACAATATGCA
The sequence above is drawn from the Triticum aestivum cultivar Chinese Spring chromosome 7A, IWGSC CS RefSeq v2.1, whole genome shotgun sequence genome and encodes:
- the LOC123150817 gene encoding transcription factor MYB53 — translated: MGRSPCCDGEAGVKKGPWTPEEDKLLVDYIQEKGHGSWRRLPKLAGLNRCGKSCRLRWTNYLRPDIKRGRFTDDEEKLIIHLHSLLGNKWSSIATKLPGRTDNEIKNYWNTHLRKKLLGMGIDPVTHRPRTDLSLLAGLPGLLAAAGNFGGAGSATGAWDMNALRLQADAAKFQLLQGLVRALTTAAVPAPAPGMDNLMALLAASSGGQSGMNNGGQHGVDQSMLLQQCQWDGMNNLPALTNSAPASGMHNISGMFDGFGAGDGLSSTELGCHGGASGSNVTVDAVAPPRPMVANDQECNNNGGGGVSCEQTPASSPFDGLESLNLMDDLNTDGSWKDLLEQMSWLNSSEL